The Tautonia plasticadhaerens nucleotide sequence GGTGCGGGACGGTGCCCGGGGGGAAGGTGCCGTAGGTCGCGTGATGGTTGTGGAGGCCGAAGAGGATGCTCTTGAGATGGCCCACGCAGCCGGCCCGGTTCGCGGCCTCTCGCTCGGCCCGGGAGAAGTCAGAGGCGACCCGATTGCACAACGCCGCCAGGGCCCCGACCGCCGCCACGCCCATCAGCACCCGCACTGTCATCCGCGCTCGTGGTCGCTGCATGATCGAGGCCTCCCCTCGGGCCATCATCCGGCCCCTCGGGAGTGGATGCCAGCGATTTCCTTCGGACTCTTGAGGAGAGGCCGATCGGACCGTCAAGCCTCAACGATCAACAAGGCGAGACGCCCAGCCGAATCATCACCGGCGACCAGGGGCGACGGACCGGGGGCCGGTGCCCTCCTGGCGGAGAACGTCTTCGCGACATGGCAGGGCACCCCACGGCGGCGGCCCTGCGCTCATGGCATCCGTTGGGTGGACCGGACCACGTGTCGTCCGGGCGGCGAAGCCGCACGAGGCGACCGGGAGGGGCTTGCTTGGGCCGGGTCGGCCGGGCGGTCGCCGGCCCCTCGTGTCGCTGCGCGACCCGGACAACGACGTTGGCCGGGCCACCCGCGTGGATCCGCCAGCCGTAACGGCCGAAGTCCGGTGGGATGGAATGGGCATCGTCTCCGGCAAACGACCTTTCTGTTACACTTGTCGTTGGACGGGCGGTTCGGCGGCGGATAGAGTGCATGGCTGGTCCGGATTGAGACGTCGAGGGGCCGCCATGATCAGCGAGCCGACCCGCAAGTTCACCGTCCTGGACATCATGGCCCTGGTCGCCGCTGCGGCCGTCGGCCTCATGCTCGCCAGGGTCTACCAGGCCAGCATGGACTCCGCAGTTTCGGACTCCAACGGGGCCCTGACCTTCCCCTTACGGATCCGATGGTTCGGCCGCCCGGCCCCGCTGCTCGCCTCGCTGACGCTGGCCCTGCTCGCCCTGAGGTTCGTCGCGCCCCGCCCGCGATACCGACGGCTCGTCCGCTCTCCCGGCTTCGCCGCCTGCTACGGGGCCGCCCTGGGCCTGGCCATCACCGTCCTGACGGTCCTGCTGGAATGGGGGACGGGCTACCTGGGCTACAGCCGACCTCGATTCTATCCCCACTTCCTGATGATGCGTTCGGTGAGCTTCTCCGCCCCGTCGGTCGCATCGGCCTGGCTCGTCCTGGGGCTGCTGGGGGAGTGGCGCCATCGCGGCCGGGATTGGATCGAAGTCGGTGGGATCGTCCTCGGGGTCGGCTGGCTCGCCCTCTTCGCGGCCACGCAGCTCAATTTCTGACGCGGGAGGTCGGTGTCCCTGCCGGCATCCCGCCGGGTGGCCCGGCCGACGAAGTCGTCGGCCGGGCCACCCGGGGGGCCCCTCATCGGACCTTGAGGAGCTCGACCTCGAAGGTCAGCGTGGCGTCGGGCGGGATCGCGGGGGGGGCTCCCTGCGCGCCGTAGGCCTCCTCCGGGGGGATGATCAGGCGTCGGACGCCGCCGACGCGCATCCCGAGGATCCCGGAGTCCCAGCCCTTGATGACGCTGCCCCGTCCCACGACGAACTCGAACGGCACGCCGCGGGACTTGGAGCTGTCGACCGTCGTGCCGTCCGCCAACTTGCCGACGTAGTGGACCAGCAACGTGCTGCCCGCCGTGGCGACCGGCCCCGTGCCCGCCTTCACGTCGACGACCCTCGTGCCCCGGGGCCGCATGACGGCGATCACGACGGCGAGCAGGGCCACCAGGAGGAGCATCCCACCCAGGGACAGCCGGAACCTGCGGGGTTTGTCCATCGGCCGACGATCTCCTCCTCGGGCCGCACCGGTCGCCGCGGGGTGCCCCCGGACGACACGCTCGGCGGACCGCCCCGCCGATCAGAGTCTTGATGGTATCAGAAAACCGGCGTGGCGAACTGCGACGGCGTGCTGGATCTCCGGTCTCCGTCATCCGGCAGGCCCGCCGGGGCAGGGACAGGCCGGGGCCGGGTCGGGGGATTGACGCCGGACGGCGGGTCGACTGCGGTCGGGTCGGGGTGCTGGCCGGCCCGGGCAACCCCCGGGGGGGCGAAGCCGCGCGAGGCCTCGCCGGGTCGGTGCGCCCGGGCCGGGGGCCGGTTTCGTCGCGTGCGTCCCTGGGGTGATGCAATTTCGGCGAGGGTGCGGTAGAGTCACCCCGCCCTGGCCCCCCAGATCGCTCGCCAAGGATCGGCCCTCGCCCCGGTCGCCCGGGGCGACCGATCCCCGACGTCGCCTCGGGGCGGCGTCCCGGGGGATGGGAAGGATGGGAGAGGGACGGAGGGAGCCGATCCGAGATCGGGCGTCAACGAGGCGGGACGACCCGCCCCGTCCGGTCCTCGGGCTGAAATCGGATCTCCGAAGGAATTCGTCGAGGGATCTGCTCGCATGAAACGCACAGGGACTTGCATCCTGGGTGGGGTCGTCGGCCTCGCGCTCTGGCTCTCGCCGTCGGGAGCCGGGGCGGACTACGTGGCCACCGTGGTGATGAGCGGCCTGGACAACCCGAGGGGCCTCGCCTGGGGCCCGGACGGGAGCCTCTACGTCTCGGAGGCCGGCATCGGCGGCGACGGGCCGAGCATCGTCTCGGGGGACGGCCAGACGGTCTACTATGGCCCCAGCGGCGCGCTCACCCGGCTGCGCAACGGGGTGCAGGAGCGGGTGTTGACCGGCCTGCCCTCGCTCGCGGCCGACGGCGGCGGCAATGCGACCGGCCTGCAGGACATCGCCTTCGGCGCCTCGGGCGAGCTGTTCGGCGTCATCGGCCTGGGTGCGAATCCGGACGCCCGCTCCGAGCTCGGGGCCGTCGGCGCCGAGTTCGGCCGGCTGGTCCGGCTGCCCCTGGACGGCGGGCCGGTGGCGGGCCTCGCGAACCTGGCCGACTACGAGGCCTCGGTGAACCCGGACGGGGGGGCCTTCGACACCAACCCGTTCGGGCTGGTGGCCGCCCCCGGCGGGGGCTTCCTGGTGACGGACGCCGGCGCGAACGCGGTGCTCGGCGTGACCGACCAGGGCGTCATCTCGACGCTGGCGGTGCTGCCGCCGCGCCCGAACCCGCTGTTCCCGGACTTCGGCCCCCCGACCTTCCAGGCCGTGCCGACCGGGATCGCCCTGGGGCCCGACGGGGCCGCCTACTTCGGCCAGCTGACGGGCTTCCCGTTCCCGGCGG carries:
- a CDS encoding FKBP-type peptidyl-prolyl cis-trans isomerase, encoding MDKPRRFRLSLGGMLLLVALLAVVIAVMRPRGTRVVDVKAGTGPVATAGSTLLVHYVGKLADGTTVDSSKSRGVPFEFVVGRGSVIKGWDSGILGMRVGGVRRLIIPPEEAYGAQGAPPAIPPDATLTFEVELLKVR
- a CDS encoding ScyD/ScyE family protein yields the protein MKRTGTCILGGVVGLALWLSPSGAGADYVATVVMSGLDNPRGLAWGPDGSLYVSEAGIGGDGPSIVSGDGQTVYYGPSGALTRLRNGVQERVLTGLPSLAADGGGNATGLQDIAFGASGELFGVIGLGANPDARSELGAVGAEFGRLVRLPLDGGPVAGLANLADYEASVNPDGGAFDTNPFGLVAAPGGGFLVTDAGANAVLGVTDQGVISTLAVLPPRPNPLFPDFGPPTFQAVPTGIALGPDGAAYFGQLTGFPFPAGEANIYRLDPTTGELVVAFGGFTTLMDLAFGPDGALYALQLTTDGLASPTGPGPGVLSRIDLLTGTRTVIASDGLSFPTAMAFGPDGAIYVTNQGTSAGQGQVIRIAAVPEPSTLALLGLGLVGLVGYARRGR